A region of Cucumis melo cultivar AY chromosome 2, USDA_Cmelo_AY_1.0, whole genome shotgun sequence DNA encodes the following proteins:
- the LOC103492023 gene encoding NAD(H) kinase 1 yields MAPSKFNSSGEGNFSSPMAENGFLNSTSLLNSEKAVQELLQRSPLMETDDHLVEFSEALRTVAKALRKAAEGKAAAQAEAAEWKRKFELERTRNLQLEYKGQSPTERNGYDNKRSRNLPPQATEQSEWCCGLNGICSHEVLQDGDIDSVSQNASRKYTRKASFKLSWCCNGDHSDRHKHDVVSFEKGNITTAERSSRQISLKWESQPQTVLILTKPNSISVRMICFEMVRWLREYKDLQIYVEPRVKNELLTESDYYNFVQTWKSDEEIMVLHTKVDLVVTLGGDGTVLWAASMFKGPVPPLVPFSLGSLGFMTPFHSEHYRECLDSLLKGPISITLRHRLQCHVIRDAARNEYETEEPILVLNEVTIDRGISSYLTNLECYCDRSFVTCVQGDGLILSTTSGSTAYSLAAGGSMVHPQVPGILFTPICPHSLSFRPLIFPEYVTIRIQVPFNSRGHAWASFDGKDRKQLAAGDALVCSMAPWPVPTACQVDSTNDFLRSIHDGLHWNLRKTQSFDGPRDA; encoded by the exons ATGGCTCCCAGCAAGTTTAATTCCTCT GGAGAAGGAAACTTTTCTAGCCCCATGGCAGAGAATGGTTTTCTAAATTCAACTTCTCTGTTAAATTCTGAGAAGGCTGTCCAGGAACTTCTTCAACGGTCTCCACTGATGGAGACTGATGATCACCTTGTTGAGTTTTCGGAGGCCCTGAGAA CTGTTGCAAAAGCATTAAGAAAAGCAGCTGAGGGTAAGGCTGCTGCACAGGCCGAGGCTGCTGAATGGAAGCGCAAATTTGAACTGGAGAGGACAAGAAATCTTCAACTTGAGTACAAAG GTCAGTCACCCACCGAACGCAATGGGTATGATAATAAAAGGTCAAGGAATCTGCCTCCACAAGCCACAGAGCAATCAGAGTGGTGTTGTGGGTTAAATGGAATATGTTCTCATGAAGTTCTTCAAGACGGGGACATTGATTCTGTTTCTCAGAATGCTTCCAGAAAATATACGAGAAAG GCATCATTTAAACTTTCATGGTGCTGCAATGGCGATCATAGTGATAGACACAAGCATGATGTCGTCTCTTTTGAAAAAGGAAACATAACAACTGCAGAGCGTAGCAGTAGACAG ATTTCTTTGAAATGGGAATCTCAACCTCAGACTGTGCTTATATTGACCAAACCAAACTCAATATCGGTTCGAATGATTTGTTTTGAGATGGTTAG ATGGTTGAGAGAATATAAAGATCTTCAAATTTACGTTGAACCACGTGTCAAAAATGAGCTTCTGACTGAGTCGGACTACTACAATTTTGTCCAGACATGGAAAAGCG ACGAGGAAATTATGGTTCTCCACACTAAAGTTGACCTTGTTGTTACTCTTGGTGGAGATGGAACAGTGCTTTGG GCAGCATCAATGTTTAAGGGACCAGTTCCTCCGCTTGTTCCATTTTCTTTAGGGTCTCTGGGTTTTATGACTCCTTTTC ACAGTGAGCATTATAGAGAGTGCTTGGATTCACTTCTAAAGGGTCCAATTAGTATTACATTGCGACACCGACTGCAGTGCCATGTTATTCGAGATGCAGCAAGAAATGAATATGAAACGGAAGAGCCTATACTTGTGCTGAACGAGGTTACAATTGATCGTGGAATATCGTCCTACCTTACCAATTTGGAATGCTATTGTGACCGTTCCTTCGTAACATGTGTCCAAGGAGATGGACTGATTCTATCAACTACTTCTGGCAGCACCGCATACTCTTTGGCAGCTGGGGGATCAATGGTTCATCCTCAG GTTCCCGGCATTCTATTTACACCAATATGCCCACATTCCTTGTCTTTTCGACCCTTGATATTTCCTGAGTATGTAACGATACGTATACAAGTACCATTCAATAGCAGGGGGCACGCATGGGCGTCCTTCGACGGTAAAGACAGGAAGCAATTGGCTGCAGGGGATGCACTTGTATGCAGCATGGCACCTTGGCCAGTGCCTACAGCATGCCAGGTAGACTCAACAAATGACTTCTTGCGCAGCATTCACGATGGCCTTCACTGGAATCTAAGAAAGACACAATCTTTCGATGGACCTCGAGATGCATGA
- the LOC127148153 gene encoding uncharacterized protein LOC127148153: MYDVPIVHAPIQRRRSLVQESDQLEEVDQHVEEVPPVTQTQSEHGYVSPVMMMRAFETTYYDSGVGQSSDFGTGYYNSKAGSSSSNFRQQYCDLGSDSSSSYMHCHGRGRGEHNEYLYYEVPAAILEQSDEQQQQENQEEIQQQRVQSRQPTRNRRRPGCGTH; the protein is encoded by the coding sequence ATGTACGATGTCCCTATTGTACATGCTCCAATTCAGAGGAGACGTTCTCTAGTGCAAGAGTCCGATCAATTGGAAGAAGTTGACCAACACGTGGAAGAAGTGCCTCCCGTGACACAGACACAAAGCGAGCATGGTTACGTTAGTCCAGTAATGATGATGCGAGCATTTGAAACAACATATTATGATTCAGGAGTCGGTCAATCGTCAGACTTTGGAACAGGATATTATAATTCAAAGGCAGGTTCGTCATCATCAAACTTTAGACAACAATACTGTGATTTAGGGAGCGATTCATCGTCTTCATACATGCATTGTCACGGGCGTGGTCGTGGAGAACATAATGAATATTTGTACTACGAAGTGCCTGCAGCGATACTCGAGCAATCAGAtgagcaacaacaacaagagaATCAGGAGGAAATACAGCAACAAAGAGTTCAGAGTCGACAACCAACTAGAAATCGTCGACGTCCAGGTTGTGGaacacattga